One genomic region from Drosophila busckii strain San Diego stock center, stock number 13000-0081.31 chromosome 3R, ASM1175060v1, whole genome shotgun sequence encodes:
- the LOC108604560 gene encoding WD repeat-containing protein 61, with product MFSLLHKEENAHDNALWACAWGRDQEPASADKSAAPEEENPFDFDKKEPKPNDFIVTGGLDDLVKVWDVREDNTLSLRHKLKGHALGVVSVAVSSDGKTIASSSLDSSMCLWDAKTGDKKHMLTFGPVDLWTVGFSPCNKYVISGLNDGKISMYSVETGKAEQVLDAQNGKYTLSIAYSPDGKYIANGAIDGIITIFDVAAGKVAQTLEGHAMPVRSLCFSPNSQMLLTGSDDGHMKLYDVAHSDVVGTLSGHASWVLCVSFSEDGKHFASSSSDRSVKVWDTAERKCLHTFNEHTDQVWGVRYSPGNDKVISASEDKSLNIYYCPPNAIV from the exons ATG TTCTCATTGCTGCACAAGGAAGAAAATGCACATGACAATGCGCTATGGGCATGCGCCTGGGGTCGAGACCAAGAGCCGGCAAGTGCCGATAAAAGTGCCGCGCCAGAAGAAGAGAATCCTTTTGATTTCGACAAAaaagagccaaagccaaatgaTTTTATAGTAACTGGTGGGCTAGATGACTTGGTTAAGGTGTGGGATGTGCGCGAAGATAATACGTTGAGTTTAAGACATAAACTGAAAGGACATGCGCTGGGAGTTGTATCTGTAGCCGTGAGCTCCGATGGAAAAA CTATTGCCAGCAGCTCTTTGGACTCGAGCATGTGTCTCTGGGATGCCAAGACAGGCGACAAGAAGCACATGCTTACATTCGGTCCTGTGGATCTATGGACAGTGGGCTTTTCGCCTTGCAATAAGTATGTTATATCTGGTCTCAATGACGGTAAAATCTCCATGTATAGCGTAGAAACGGGCAAGGCGGAGCAAGTGCTGGATGCACAGAATGGCAAATATACGCTTAGCATAGCATAT AGCCCTGATGGCAAGTACATAGCTAACGGCGCCATTGACGGCATCATTACCATCTTTGATGTGGCTGCAGGCAAAGTGGCGCAAACGCTGGAGGGTCATGCCATGCCCGTGCGTAGTCTTTGCTTCTCGCCCAACTCTCAAATGTTACTCACTGGCTCGGATGATGGTCACATGAAACTCTACGATGT tGCTCACTCCGATGTGGTGGGCACACTCTCCGGTCATGCTTCCTGGGTGCTTTGCGTCTCCTTCTCCGAGGATGGCAAGCACTTTGCCAGCTCTTCCAGCGATCGTAGCGTCAAAGTCTGGGATACAGCGGAACGCAAGTGTCTGCATACTTTCAATGAACATACGGATCAGGTCTGGGGTGTGCGCTACAGTCCAGGCAATGATAAAGTTATTTCCGCCTCTGAAGACAAATCCTTAAACATTTACTACTGTCCACCCAACGCCATTGTGTGA
- the LOC108604562 gene encoding protein NDUFAF4 homolog: protein MGKAMSMLSRKANRFNAENRAHRFLDREKRAPAPKYESNLRDMERTLELDPKFVDKLNLKDSSLDTRLKDVYVTSEDRFIKRVMERQQQTAATGVVEEQRPLPLQRKTPDDFEYGYMEPKRISHGHCTLRQALQFINDHQLDPETWTAKKIADDFKLKQSHVDNILHYFKTFSVHIPDQKHKDTLLTQARQKFLKEKPSEAAE, encoded by the exons ATGGGCAAGGCTATGTCGATGCTATCCCGGAAGGCCAATCGCTTCAATGCGGAGAATCGCGCACATCGTTTTCTGGACCGTGAGAAACGCGCACCGGCACCAAAATACGAATCTAACCTGCGGGACATGGAGCGCACCCTAGAAT TGGATCCCAAGTTTGTGGACAAACTGAATCTAAAGGACAGCAGCTTAGATACGCGTCTTAAAGATGTTTATGTAACCTCGGAGGATCGATTT ATAAAACGCGTAATGGAGCGTCAACAGCAAACGGCTGCAACCGGCGTGGTGGAGGAGCAGCGGCCTTTACCCTTGCAGCGCAAGACACCGGATGACTTTGAGTATGGCTATATGGAGCCGAAGCGCATATCGCATGGTCATTGCACACTACGTCAGGCATTGCAGTTCATCAATGATCATCAGCTGGATCCTGAAACTTGgacagcaaagaaaattgccgatgattttaaattaaagcagtcGCATGTTg ATAATATTCTACACTACTTTAAGACGTTTAGTGTGCATATACCCGATCAGAAACACAAGGATACCTTGCTGACACAGGCCagacaaaagtttttaaaggAGAAACCAAGCGAGGCGGCAGAGTaa